The Sediminispirochaeta smaragdinae DSM 11293 genome has a segment encoding these proteins:
- a CDS encoding FAD binding domain-containing protein — MVDMEFLAAKNKNEVLSLLDKYGSKARPVAGGTDLMIGIREGRLPGGAHALIDISRIPELSYIKKEGTWLRIGAGTTHAQIAASELVLHESLILQDASASVGSPQIRNRGTIGGNIVTAAQCADTVPALMVLDACVVLESVAGRREVPIVDFFPGPKKSDVHPGELVTEIRFPSIVDGYGASFEKLIRRKAVAKSRLNFAVVALQDASGMIQEMRLAIGSALPTTSRFPTVEQMLIGKRGDEGLLKEAGLAAAAYMIEKGGIRWSTDYKKPVVEKLVSRNIARALALEE; from the coding sequence ATGGTTGATATGGAATTTTTAGCGGCGAAAAATAAGAATGAAGTTCTTTCTCTTTTGGACAAATATGGTTCAAAGGCCCGCCCGGTTGCAGGTGGCACCGACCTTATGATCGGAATTCGGGAGGGAAGGCTTCCCGGAGGGGCCCATGCCCTGATCGACATCAGTAGGATTCCGGAGCTTTCCTATATTAAAAAAGAGGGCACATGGCTGCGAATCGGTGCGGGCACCACCCATGCACAGATTGCCGCCAGCGAGCTGGTCCTTCATGAGTCATTGATTCTTCAGGATGCCAGTGCCTCTGTGGGATCTCCCCAGATCAGGAATCGTGGCACCATCGGCGGCAACATCGTAACGGCTGCCCAATGTGCGGATACGGTTCCTGCTCTCATGGTTCTTGATGCATGCGTCGTTCTTGAGTCCGTGGCCGGACGGCGGGAGGTTCCCATTGTCGATTTTTTCCCGGGCCCAAAGAAAAGCGATGTACATCCCGGTGAGCTGGTGACGGAGATCCGTTTCCCCTCCATTGTGGATGGATACGGGGCAAGTTTTGAGAAATTGATTCGCCGAAAGGCCGTTGCAAAAAGCAGGCTTAACTTTGCCGTTGTTGCCTTGCAGGATGCTTCCGGCATGATACAGGAGATGCGACTTGCCATCGGTTCCGCCCTTCCTACAACCAGCCGTTTTCCGACGGTGGAACAGATGCTGATAGGCAAGAGGGGAGATGAAGGGCTCTTGAAAGAGGCGGGGCTGGCGGCTGCGGCCTATATGATTGAAAAGGGCGGTATTCGTTGGTCTACCGACTATAAAAAGCCTGTGGTGGAAAAACTTGTCAGCCGGAATATAGCCCGTGCTCTGGCTCTGGAGGAATAG
- a CDS encoding (2Fe-2S)-binding protein encodes MEDIAVDFRVNGKEYHVNCAPSARLLDVLRDQLGLTGTKEGCGIGECGACTVLMNGKKVNSCMVLAGQARGADILTIEGVNGSDGELHPLQKAFIDAGAIQCGFCTPGMIMSSLELLNTTLEPSDEEIKQAISGNLCRCTGYKQIVDAIRLAARNMLAAKRRH; translated from the coding sequence GTGGAAGATATTGCTGTGGACTTCCGGGTGAACGGAAAAGAATACCATGTGAATTGTGCGCCAAGCGCCAGACTGCTGGATGTGTTGCGGGATCAGCTTGGATTGACAGGGACGAAAGAGGGCTGCGGTATTGGTGAATGCGGGGCCTGCACCGTCCTGATGAATGGAAAGAAGGTCAACTCCTGTATGGTACTTGCGGGACAGGCGAGGGGGGCGGATATCCTTACCATCGAAGGGGTGAACGGAAGCGATGGGGAACTCCATCCCCTTCAAAAGGCCTTCATCGATGCCGGAGCAATCCAGTGCGGTTTTTGTACCCCCGGTATGATCATGAGTTCCCTGGAATTGCTGAATACGACCCTGGAACCGAGCGACGAGGAGATCAAGCAGGCCATCAGCGGAAATCTCTGTCGATGTACCGGTTACAAACAGATTGTCGATGCAATCAGGCTGGCTGCAAGAAACATGCTTGCCGCCAAAAGGCGTCATTAA
- a CDS encoding xanthine dehydrogenase family protein molybdopterin-binding subunit: MAERYREMKIFEKEIAERGFRYVGQPLPNREAEMKAAGEIRYIDDLRMPGMLHAKILFSPHAHARIVSIDTSKAEALDGVRAVVTWKDAPRIIFNSAMRFYMDTSPFDMPKTEYIFDDTVRFVGDRVAAVAADDEFIAAQAIKLIDVEYEILPSVIRLEDAIQPDAVQANPYGVDGSNICGGRVAYGSHDEDEVLRAVEEAEYSFDDTFHTSRVHHGYMEPVTHIAHYTRDGKLTIWTSGQNVFCFRDVIATSLGMKQSRVRVIKTVCGGAFGGKLEVMHEPVVALLSMKTLRPVKIRLTRQENFMASRTRHEGILRIRTGVDKNGTIVAQHVESALNTGAYAGSGPNTVGAQSGKTFILYGAQKMFYSGASYYTNTPLAGAMRGYGCPQIMVTRETHTENIARALGYDPAEFRRMNVVKPHHKNCMGNDMHNARIVDCIDRGVELFDWKRRRARAEDGNDGAQAIVHGIGMDVAVHGNGWYPVYQDITTITLRMNNDGTATLLTGTHDLGTGAKTVLSQIAAEILTIPPGEIEIIEADTDVTPLDLGAQASRTTYIGGNATIMAARNLRGQLIKEAASMLKVPKDRLELEECFVVDREEPDTRVSFEDVVGSAQDGSAGNPQRELIATETFESLDSIDSYVAVFCEVEVNRQSGEVKVIDLLSVHNSGKVINPATYEGQVHGGMHMGLGYALSEEMLIDSESGKVSNPTFKKYHMFRASEMPKIHVETVEDPEEAGPFGAKSIGECATDGIAGAVVNAVSHALGGVKLDRIPLTPEYIKEVAAGNKS; encoded by the coding sequence ATGGCTGAACGTTATCGGGAGATGAAGATTTTTGAGAAGGAGATCGCCGAACGAGGTTTCCGCTATGTGGGTCAGCCCCTTCCCAACCGGGAGGCCGAAATGAAGGCTGCCGGAGAGATTCGTTACATCGACGATTTGCGAATGCCGGGAATGCTTCATGCGAAGATCCTCTTTTCTCCGCACGCCCATGCGAGGATCGTTTCCATCGATACCAGCAAAGCCGAGGCCCTTGACGGGGTGCGGGCGGTGGTGACCTGGAAGGATGCTCCCAGGATTATTTTCAATAGTGCCATGCGCTTTTACATGGATACAAGTCCCTTCGACATGCCGAAGACCGAGTATATCTTCGACGATACGGTCCGTTTTGTCGGGGACCGGGTTGCCGCAGTGGCTGCCGATGATGAGTTCATCGCGGCCCAGGCAATCAAGCTGATTGATGTGGAGTATGAAATCCTTCCGTCGGTGATACGCCTGGAGGATGCCATCCAGCCGGATGCTGTGCAGGCCAATCCCTATGGTGTGGATGGAAGCAATATTTGTGGGGGCAGGGTTGCCTACGGCAGCCACGATGAAGATGAGGTCCTCCGTGCCGTCGAAGAGGCGGAATACAGCTTTGATGATACCTTTCATACCAGCAGGGTCCATCACGGCTATATGGAGCCTGTTACCCACATCGCCCATTACACCCGGGACGGAAAGTTGACGATCTGGACCAGCGGCCAGAATGTGTTCTGTTTTCGGGATGTTATTGCCACCAGCCTCGGCATGAAACAGAGCCGCGTCAGGGTCATCAAAACCGTCTGCGGCGGCGCTTTCGGCGGAAAACTCGAGGTGATGCACGAACCCGTTGTTGCATTGCTCTCCATGAAAACCCTGCGCCCGGTCAAGATCCGTCTCACCCGGCAGGAAAACTTCATGGCAAGCCGGACCCGGCACGAAGGAATTCTGAGAATTCGTACCGGCGTAGACAAAAACGGCACGATCGTTGCCCAGCATGTGGAAAGCGCGCTGAATACCGGTGCCTATGCCGGCAGCGGTCCCAACACCGTAGGGGCCCAGTCGGGTAAGACCTTTATTCTCTACGGTGCACAAAAGATGTTCTATTCCGGTGCAAGCTACTACACCAATACCCCCCTGGCCGGTGCCATGCGCGGTTACGGTTGTCCGCAGATCATGGTGACCCGGGAGACCCACACCGAAAACATCGCCCGAGCCCTCGGCTACGATCCTGCCGAATTCAGGCGGATGAACGTCGTAAAGCCGCACCATAAAAACTGTATGGGCAACGATATGCACAATGCCCGTATCGTCGACTGCATCGACCGCGGTGTGGAGCTTTTCGACTGGAAACGGCGGCGGGCCAGGGCCGAAGATGGTAACGACGGGGCACAGGCCATCGTTCACGGCATCGGTATGGATGTTGCCGTTCACGGCAACGGCTGGTATCCAGTCTATCAGGATATCACCACCATTACCCTGCGAATGAATAACGACGGTACGGCAACCCTTCTGACCGGTACCCACGACCTAGGTACCGGTGCCAAAACGGTCCTTAGCCAGATTGCGGCCGAGATTCTTACCATTCCTCCCGGTGAGATCGAAATCATAGAAGCGGATACCGATGTCACCCCCCTCGATCTCGGCGCTCAGGCAAGCCGAACCACTTATATCGGCGGAAACGCCACCATCATGGCTGCTCGAAATCTCCGGGGACAACTCATCAAAGAGGCCGCTTCGATGCTTAAGGTTCCGAAAGATCGCCTTGAACTCGAGGAGTGCTTTGTTGTGGACCGGGAGGAGCCTGATACACGGGTAAGCTTTGAGGACGTGGTCGGCTCGGCCCAGGATGGAAGCGCGGGAAATCCTCAGCGTGAACTCATCGCCACCGAGACCTTTGAGTCTCTCGATTCTATCGACAGCTACGTGGCAGTCTTCTGCGAGGTCGAAGTGAATAGACAGAGCGGAGAGGTAAAGGTGATCGATCTTTTGTCGGTTCACAATTCGGGAAAGGTGATCAACCCGGCCACGTATGAAGGGCAGGTCCACGGTGGCATGCATATGGGACTCGGCTACGCCCTCTCCGAGGAGATGTTGATCGATTCCGAATCCGGAAAGGTTTCCAATCCAACCTTCAAGAAATACCACATGTTCAGGGCCTCGGAAATGCCGAAAATTCATGTCGAAACGGTAGAAGATCCGGAAGAGGCTGGCCCCTTCGGAGCAAAAAGCATAGGCGAATGTGCCACCGACGGCATAGCAGGGGCGGTGGTCAATGCCGTCTCCCATGCCCTGGGTGGGGTTAAGCTGGACAGAATACCTCTTACTCCTGAGTATATTAAAGAGGTTGCGGCCGGGAACAAAAGCTGA
- a CDS encoding APC family permease: protein MNNKKEHEVQQLLAEKSEFKKEIGVFGGVSIIGGIMIGSGIFYIGAYALQRSGMSMGLSLLAWIIGGVISLLGGLCFAELGAMMPKAGGMYVYLSRAYSPAVGFMNEFTSWLISGAGSNAAIALAFSTALAVLIPMGTITIKFVAILTIIILSGVNYRGVKQGSVIQNIFMIAKTIPLVLILVLGLFMGKQPLNLSLIPVSDPGLSRILGMIAFATIATLWAYDGWTNLNAVAEEIKNPKKNLPLSIIIAISSVTVLYVLFNFAIYRVLPADQINNMINNGDLYLGTKVAKVVLGSIGGIIVAVTMVISMIGSLNGCIMSFPREYYAMAHDNLFFKSFKKLHPKYKTPSTAIIVQMIISSLLVLLRDLNQLTSLVIFSSMTFKALTIGAVIVFRKKLPNIERPYKVWGGLTTVVITILVMVGLIINTLINDPTTSLVGLVVPAVGYLFYRYFKARNQKGMEHNA, encoded by the coding sequence ATGAACAATAAGAAGGAACATGAAGTTCAACAGTTGCTCGCTGAAAAATCAGAATTCAAAAAGGAAATAGGTGTTTTTGGCGGAGTGAGCATTATTGGTGGAATAATGATTGGTTCGGGTATTTTTTATATAGGTGCATATGCCCTTCAACGAAGTGGTATGAGCATGGGGCTTTCCCTTTTGGCATGGATTATTGGTGGCGTTATATCTTTGCTGGGTGGGCTCTGTTTTGCAGAGTTGGGAGCAATGATGCCAAAGGCAGGAGGTATGTATGTATACCTCAGCAGAGCATATTCACCAGCCGTTGGATTTATGAACGAATTTACTAGTTGGCTAATTAGTGGCGCTGGCTCTAATGCTGCAATTGCTCTTGCTTTTTCTACTGCTTTAGCCGTCCTTATTCCAATGGGGACTATTACAATAAAATTTGTTGCAATTTTAACGATAATTATTTTGTCAGGAGTTAATTATAGAGGAGTTAAACAAGGGTCAGTTATTCAGAATATTTTTATGATTGCAAAAACAATACCACTTGTTCTGATTCTTGTATTAGGTCTTTTTATGGGGAAACAGCCACTTAACCTAAGTCTGATTCCCGTCTCTGATCCTGGACTGTCAAGAATACTTGGGATGATTGCCTTTGCAACTATTGCTACACTATGGGCCTATGACGGATGGACCAACCTCAATGCAGTTGCTGAAGAAATTAAAAATCCAAAGAAGAATTTGCCGCTCTCAATAATTATTGCAATTAGCTCGGTTACTGTTTTGTATGTGCTATTCAATTTTGCAATCTACAGAGTATTACCTGCTGATCAGATTAATAACATGATAAACAACGGTGATTTATATCTTGGAACAAAAGTTGCAAAAGTAGTATTGGGAAGTATCGGTGGAATAATTGTTGCAGTAACGATGGTTATTTCTATGATTGGATCATTGAATGGTTGTATTATGTCTTTCCCACGTGAGTATTATGCAATGGCACATGATAACCTTTTTTTTAAGTCGTTTAAAAAACTCCATCCGAAATACAAAACCCCCTCAACAGCAATTATTGTGCAGATGATTATTTCGAGCCTGCTGGTGTTGTTAAGAGATTTAAATCAACTAACTTCTTTAGTTATTTTTTCCAGCATGACTTTCAAGGCGTTGACAATAGGTGCTGTTATTGTCTTTCGAAAGAAACTTCCAAATATTGAACGCCCGTACAAAGTTTGGGGTGGTTTAACGACTGTCGTTATTACCATTTTGGTTATGGTTGGATTGATTATTAATACATTGATTAATGATCCCACTACTTCTTTGGTCGGCTTGGTTGTCCCGGCTGTTGGATATCTTTTTTATCGCTATTTTAAAGCCAGAAACCAGAAAGGAATGGAACATAACGCATAA
- a CDS encoding (2Fe-2S)-binding protein: MAEEEFSVNVTINGTPMSLQVRRKWTLLYLVREVLGLTGTKYGCGTNDCGACKVLVDGKAVNSCVIPAKNLDGKCVVTIEGLQENGQLNILQQAFVDAGAIQCGFCTPGMIISATALLRENPDPSEEEIRKALDGNLCRCTGYVNIVKAVALAAERMKEQNHG; this comes from the coding sequence ATGGCTGAAGAAGAATTTTCGGTAAACGTAACGATTAACGGAACTCCCATGAGCTTGCAGGTCAGACGCAAGTGGACCCTGCTTTACCTTGTGCGAGAGGTCCTCGGTCTCACCGGTACCAAATACGGTTGCGGGACCAACGACTGCGGAGCCTGTAAGGTACTTGTCGACGGTAAGGCCGTCAACAGCTGTGTCATACCTGCAAAGAATCTTGACGGAAAGTGTGTGGTAACCATCGAAGGCCTGCAGGAAAACGGCCAGCTGAATATCCTGCAGCAGGCCTTTGTCGATGCCGGGGCCATTCAGTGCGGTTTCTGCACCCCGGGAATGATCATCTCGGCAACGGCCCTTCTTAGGGAGAATCCTGATCCGTCGGAAGAGGAAATTCGCAAAGCGCTGGACGGCAATCTCTGTCGTTGTACCGGCTATGTCAACATCGTGAAGGCCGTGGCCCTCGCCGCCGAGCGAATGAAGGAGCAGAACCATGGCTGA
- a CDS encoding rhodanese-like domain-containing protein has product MKKIHTVVTFITDNAVAAFLGADGDTGKLLGFEWLPFSPAIDNIVACAEVLQDKMRGLMDGISCVEVKEKLDRGEKPFIIDARSPEEWESMRIGIGEHLIPVGTVRHRLNELPEDKSTEIITYCKISLREYEAARTLIANRYTNVKVMEGGIMAWPYHREK; this is encoded by the coding sequence ATGAAAAAAATCCATACAGTTGTGACGTTCATCACAGACAATGCTGTGGCAGCCTTTTTAGGTGCTGACGGAGATACAGGCAAGCTTCTCGGATTCGAATGGCTCCCCTTCTCGCCGGCCATCGACAACATTGTTGCCTGTGCCGAGGTGTTACAGGATAAGATGAGGGGCCTTATGGATGGGATCTCATGTGTCGAGGTCAAGGAAAAACTTGATCGGGGAGAAAAGCCCTTCATCATCGATGCACGAAGCCCAGAAGAGTGGGAATCGATGCGGATAGGCATCGGCGAACACCTCATACCTGTAGGTACCGTTCGTCACCGCCTTAACGAACTCCCCGAAGATAAAAGTACTGAAATCATCACCTACTGTAAAATTTCTCTCAGGGAGTATGAAGCGGCAAGAACCCTCATCGCCAATAGATATACGAATGTAAAAGTCATGGAAGGCGGCATCATGGCCTGGCCATATCACCGGGAAAAATAA
- a CDS encoding GntR family transcriptional regulator: MATKKETLKSQVYRKILTMILQNDFEADSLIVESQLTKMFNVSRAPVREALIELCQENILKNIPRAGYQVVRISEKDMRDALYMRLIIELEGLKLAFPRLTKENIRELKEVAIESDKVRASQDAGETLDRKMQLNDKFHLRLNELSGNLLMARMLKETMQLVRRGVTQTMIREYSMELPVSTFHSGLVKALEKGDLDSAVENLRNDILSFEQDIKNLIT, encoded by the coding sequence ATGGCAACAAAGAAAGAGACATTAAAATCACAAGTGTATCGAAAAATTCTGACTATGATTCTTCAAAATGATTTTGAAGCAGATTCGCTTATAGTCGAAAGTCAGCTTACAAAGATGTTCAATGTTAGCAGAGCCCCTGTGCGTGAGGCTCTAATTGAACTCTGCCAGGAGAATATTCTTAAGAATATTCCTCGGGCGGGATATCAGGTAGTGAGAATTTCTGAAAAAGATATGCGAGACGCTTTATATATGCGGCTTATTATAGAACTTGAAGGATTAAAACTTGCTTTTCCTCGCCTTACCAAGGAAAACATTCGGGAGTTGAAAGAAGTGGCTATTGAATCGGATAAAGTTCGGGCTTCCCAGGATGCTGGTGAGACGTTGGATCGTAAAATGCAGCTTAATGATAAATTCCATCTTAGGTTAAATGAATTGTCAGGAAATCTTTTAATGGCTCGAATGTTGAAAGAGACAATGCAATTGGTTCGTCGTGGTGTGACTCAAACAATGATCCGTGAATATAGTATGGAACTTCCAGTATCTACCTTTCATTCAGGACTCGTAAAGGCTTTAGAAAAAGGAGATTTAGATTCCGCGGTAGAAAATCTCCGAAATGATATTTTGTCATTTGAACAGGATATCAAAAATCTGATTACATAA
- a CDS encoding amidohydrolase, producing the protein MKNINALSDAYFSYAVDLRRELHQNPEPSLLEERTSRRVVEELNKIGLEAKKIAGTAVIAEIEGNTSGKTVALRADMDALELVEETELPYKSKAVGLMHACGHDAHTASLLTAAKILSELKTSFPGKIKLIFQPGEEIALGAKKIISTGVLSDVDAIFGIHIWNEVPSGRIAIDAGARMAAVSKFTIDVIGQGGHGSMPHQGIDAIAAASAIVLNLQSIVSREIDPMEAAVLTVGVLNSGTTYNILAGKAHLEGTTRCFNQDVNEQLPLMIKRVASDTAKAYRAEIKTDYQNLTLVVKNDQYLTLLGKHAVQELFGPSVLFNLKPTTGGEDFSFYAKEAPSLFAFVGGRNEMKLPYYPHHHPKFDIDEDAIKQATALYAKFAIDFLNDTET; encoded by the coding sequence ATGAAAAATATAAATGCGCTATCTGATGCCTACTTTTCATATGCTGTTGATTTAAGAAGAGAATTACACCAAAACCCAGAACCAAGCCTTCTTGAAGAACGTACTTCCCGTAGAGTTGTCGAAGAATTAAATAAAATAGGTTTAGAGGCAAAAAAAATAGCAGGTACAGCTGTTATAGCCGAAATTGAAGGAAACACAAGCGGAAAAACTGTTGCCCTACGTGCTGATATGGATGCTCTTGAATTAGTTGAAGAAACAGAACTGCCGTATAAGTCAAAAGCGGTCGGTTTAATGCATGCCTGTGGCCATGATGCACATACCGCCAGCCTCTTGACGGCTGCCAAAATACTCTCTGAATTAAAAACATCATTTCCGGGAAAGATAAAATTAATTTTTCAGCCAGGTGAGGAAATTGCTTTAGGTGCAAAAAAAATTATATCAACAGGGGTACTTTCCGACGTTGATGCTATTTTTGGTATCCATATCTGGAATGAAGTTCCGTCAGGTAGAATTGCGATTGATGCTGGTGCTCGGATGGCCGCAGTTAGCAAGTTCACAATTGATGTCATTGGCCAAGGAGGTCATGGATCAATGCCGCATCAAGGAATTGATGCCATCGCTGCAGCTTCAGCCATTGTTCTTAATTTGCAAAGTATCGTCAGCCGTGAAATAGACCCAATGGAAGCGGCTGTCCTTACCGTCGGGGTTCTTAACTCAGGTACTACTTATAATATCTTAGCTGGAAAAGCTCATTTGGAAGGTACTACACGATGTTTTAATCAAGACGTAAATGAGCAGCTTCCTTTAATGATAAAGCGAGTGGCTTCGGATACCGCAAAAGCCTATCGGGCAGAAATCAAAACCGATTATCAGAATTTGACCTTAGTTGTAAAGAATGATCAATATCTAACACTATTGGGGAAACATGCTGTACAAGAATTATTTGGTCCTTCCGTACTCTTCAACCTGAAGCCAACGACTGGCGGAGAAGATTTTTCTTTCTATGCAAAAGAAGCTCCTTCACTTTTTGCCTTCGTCGGAGGCAGAAATGAAATGAAATTGCCCTATTACCCTCACCATCATCCCAAATTCGATATTGACGAGGATGCCATCAAGCAGGCAACTGCCCTTTATGCAAAGTTTGCCATTGACTTCTTAAACGATACAGAAACCTGA
- a CDS encoding NAD-binding protein has product MKKAVVVGGELIGIETCVALELVDIKTTVVEMLPQILILLDWQLAKCWKP; this is encoded by the coding sequence ATAAAGAAAGCGGTTGTCGTCGGAGGCGAATTGATTGGTATCGAAACCTGTGTAGCACTTGAATTGGTTGACATTAAGACTACGGTCGTGGAAATGCTCCCACAGATTCTTATACTCCTCGATTGGCAGCTGGCTAAATGCTGGAAACCATGA
- a CDS encoding sigma 54-interacting transcriptional regulator: MSTNSSATQVSIPINSPPTTTAFFIFGGSPAMTRHFDILPLLTESGSTVLIEGASGTGKKLFTGAIHHLFPRWDTPFVAVNCVAFVLDEISDISLTIQVHLLRVLQKQA; this comes from the coding sequence ATGTCAACCAATTCAAGTGCTACACAGGTTTCGATACCAATCAATTCGCCTCCGACGACAACCGCTTTCTTTATCTTTGGAGGGAGCCCTGCTATGACTCGGCATTTTGATATCTTACCGCTTCTGACCGAAAGCGGCAGTACTGTCCTCATCGAAGGAGCAAGTGGTACAGGAAAGAAGCTTTTTACCGGAGCTATCCATCATCTTTTTCCACGCTGGGATACGCCTTTTGTCGCTGTTAACTGTGTAGCTTTCGTTTTGGATGAAATCAGCGACATCTCTCTGACAATACAGGTGCACCTTTTGAGAGTTCTGCAGAAGCAAGCTTGA
- a CDS encoding ornithine carbamoyltransferase, translating to MYNNLKGKHLISTQDWTLPELEQLLAVASRLKQERQLGIPHNTLLLAKTFFMLFFEESTRTRNAFEAGIHQLGGHAHFLTPKATQIDHGETAKDTVKVLERYGEGLGIRKTFGTGNAYMREIAKWSKIPVVNMQCEDYHPTQVLADIMTIKEKFNNELRGRRICVSWTSAPNYIRPLSMAQSLVLAMPRFGLDVTLAHPPEFKLKPEIMETAKANAEAAGTKFEVVDSMDAAAEGADIIYAKGWGPIVYTEDEKEGLALIDKNPGWVVDQRRMNMASRDSIYMHCMPYDRDIEVTSEVVDGPHSVVFDEAENRLHIMKAIMAATMI from the coding sequence ATGTACAACAATCTAAAAGGAAAACATCTGATTTCGACTCAGGACTGGACGCTCCCCGAATTGGAGCAGCTTCTCGCCGTTGCTTCCCGGCTCAAACAGGAGCGGCAGCTCGGCATCCCTCATAACACCCTGCTTCTGGCCAAGACCTTCTTCATGCTTTTTTTTGAAGAATCGACCAGAACAAGGAACGCCTTTGAAGCCGGTATTCACCAGCTTGGCGGACATGCTCACTTTCTTACCCCAAAAGCGACCCAGATCGACCATGGAGAGACCGCAAAGGACACCGTTAAGGTCCTTGAGCGCTATGGTGAGGGGCTCGGTATTCGCAAGACATTCGGTACCGGAAACGCCTACATGCGGGAGATCGCCAAATGGTCCAAGATTCCCGTGGTGAACATGCAGTGTGAAGATTACCATCCCACCCAGGTTCTTGCGGACATCATGACCATCAAGGAGAAGTTCAACAACGAACTACGGGGGCGTAGAATCTGCGTCAGCTGGACCAGTGCACCCAATTACATCAGGCCCCTTTCCATGGCCCAGTCTCTGGTTCTCGCTATGCCCCGTTTCGGCCTCGATGTAACCCTGGCCCATCCCCCTGAGTTCAAGCTGAAACCCGAAATCATGGAGACCGCGAAGGCCAATGCAGAGGCTGCCGGTACCAAGTTCGAGGTTGTGGACAGCATGGATGCTGCTGCCGAAGGTGCGGACATCATCTACGCAAAGGGATGGGGCCCCATCGTCTACACCGAAGACGAGAAGGAAGGCCTGGCTCTTATCGACAAGAACCCCGGTTGGGTCGTAGACCAGCGGCGGATGAACATGGCATCCAGGGATTCGATTTATATGCACTGCATGCCCTACGACCGGGACATCGAAGTGACCAGCGAAGTGGTGGACGGACCCCATTCCGTAGTATTCGACGAGGCCGAAAATCGTCTTCACATCATGAAGGCGATTATGGCCGCCACCATGATCTAA